Proteins from one Camelina sativa cultivar DH55 chromosome 8, Cs, whole genome shotgun sequence genomic window:
- the LOC104707328 gene encoding probable aquaporin NIP5-1, translated as MAPPEAEVGSVVVMAPPTPGTPGTPGGPLITGMRVDSMSFDHRKPMPRCKCLPVMGSTWGQHDTCFTDFPSPDVSLTRKLGAEFVGTFILIFTATAGPIVNQKYDGAETLIGNAACAGLAVMIIILSTGHISGAHLNPSLTIAFAALRHFPWAHVPAYIAAQVSASICASFALKGVFHPFMSGGVTVPSVSLGQAFALEFIITFILLFVVTAVATDTRAVGELAGIAVGATVMLNILVAGPSTGASMNPVRTLGPAVASGNYRSLWIYLVAPTLGGIAGAAVYTGVKLNDSETDPPRQVRSFRR; from the exons ATGGCTCCACCGGAGGCTGAGGTGGGTTCAGTAGTGGTGATGGCTCCTCCAACCCCGGGTACACCGGGAACGCCGGGAGGACCGTTGATAACGGGAATGAGAGTGGATTCAATGTCGTTTGATCATCGGAAACCAATGCCTCGATGCAAATGTTTGCCGGTGATGGGATCAACTTGGGGTCAACATGACACATGCTTCACCGATTTTCCCTCTCCTGATGTCTCCCTTACTCGCAAG CTTGGAGCCGAGTTCGTGGGAACATTTATCCTGATATTCACCGCAACGGCCGGTCCAATCGTGAACCAGAAATACGACGGAGCTGAAACCCTAATCGGTAACGCGGCATGTGCAGGACTCGCAGTGATGATTATAATACTCTCAACGGGTCACATCTCAGGGGCTCATCTAAACCCATCACTGACCATAGCATTCGCAGCTCTAAGACACTTCCCTTGGGCACACGTGCCGGCTTACATAGCAGCTCAAGTCTCAGCTTCTATTTGCGCTTCATTCGCACTTAAAGGAGTGTTTCATCCTTTCATGTCCGGTGGTGTCACTGTTCCATCCGTTAGCCTCGGACAAGCCTTTGCTCTTGAGTTCATCATCACTTTTATCCTCCTTTTCGTTGTCACTGCCGTCGCCACTGACACTCGTGCC GTTGGAGAATTGGCTGGTATAGCTGTTGGAGCCACTGTCATGCTAAACATTCTTGTTGCAGG GCCATCGACTGGTGCATCTATGAACCCAGTAAGGACTCTAGGACCAGCCGTTGCATCAGGAAACTACAGGTCACTCTGGATTTATCTAGTGGCTCCTACACTCGGTGGTATAGCCGGTGCAGCTGTCTACACAGGTGTCAAGCTTAACGATAGCGAGACTGACCCTCCTCGTCAGGTTAGGAGCTTTCGTCGTTAA
- the LOC104707327 gene encoding transmembrane protein 56, which produces MTNDSDDALVSSRQLLLLASICSGALMCKIVYDLTRFISPLLFGGVYGKLDSKVRMEWNNRGFSTFHAVLTSVASIYLLVISDQFDENVHGDAVINSTTKLSESVMGISLGYFLSDLAMIFWHFPALGGIEYVFHHFLSMFAIILSVTSGQSQFYIFIVLLSEATTPFVNLRWYLDTSGQKGSKAYTLNGIALFLGWLVARILLFIYFFVHMYLHFHQVKQVFPLGFYSLLTIPPALAVMNLIWFWKITKGMIKTLSKAKTSAVKKQ; this is translated from the exons ATGACGAACGATTCCGATGACGCCTTGGTCTCATCAAGACAACTCCTTTTGCTTGCTTCGATTTGTTCCGGTGCTCTCATGTGCAAAATC gTTTATGACTTGACTCGTTTCATAAGTCCATTGCTCTTTGGTGGTGTTTATGGAAAACTCGACAGCAAAGTTAGAATGGAATGGAACAATAG GGGATTCTCAACCTTTCATGCTGTTTTGACTTCTGTGGCTTCAATCTATCTCTTGGTGATATCTGATCAGTTTGATGAGAATGTTCATGGTGATGCAGTTATCAATAGTACAACGAAGTTATCGGAATCTGTAATGGGG ATCTCCTTAGGCTATTTTCTATCAGACTTGGCAATGATCTTTTGGCATTTCCCTGCTCTTGGTGGTATTGAATAC GTGTTTCATCACTTCTTGTCGATGTTCGCAATCATTCTTTCTGTCACAAGTGGGCAAAGTCAGTTTTACATCTTCATAGTTCTCTTATCAGAGGCCACAACTCCGTTTGTTAATCTGCGGTG GTATTTGGATACTAGTGGTCAAAAAGGCTCCAAGGCTTACACTCTCAACGGGATTGCGCTGTTCTTGGGTTGGCTG GTTGCGAGGATCTTATTGTTCATCTACTTCTTTGTTCACATGTACCTCCATTTCCATCAG GTGAAGCAAGTGTTTCCACTGGGATTTTACAGCCTTCTTACGATACCACCGGCTCTAGCAGTGATGAACCTCATTTGGTTCTGGAAAATCACCAAAGGAATGATCAAAACACTCTCCAAGGCGAAAACATCGGCAGTGAAGAAACAGTGA
- the LOC104709616 gene encoding uncharacterized protein LOC104709616, translating into MGGGSRLFQNSITAIKDHQRKLASPQPKRARVAASDLPEVSFSEKETEELDTPHDDALVISLDVANHEVCRILIDIGSSVDLIFLETLARMGIGKEHIVGPPSPLVLFTSETSMSLGTITLPVSTQGVVKIVEFTVFDRTAAYNVILGTPWLYQMKAVASTYHQRNARYQSRSYLPRAECRPTFRPVKQKRRKLGPERAEIVNKEVERLLKAGQIREVKYPEWLANTVVVKKKNGKSRVCVDFTDLNKACRKDSFPLSQIDRLVESISGHELMSFMDAFSGYNQILMNPDDQEKTAFITDRGIYCYKVMSFGLKNAGALYQRLVNRMFEHQLGKTMEVYIDDMLVKSRGSEKTGIEANPRQINAFLSISSPRTLREVQRLNGRIAALNRFISRSTDKCLPFYQLLRKGGKNFLWDAKCEEAFAQLKAYLSEPPVLAKPEFGEPLFLYVAVSDSAVSGVLVREERGEQRPIFYVSKSFTGAESRYPMMEKLALAVVTSARKLRPYFQSHTIIILTTQPLRTVLHSPSQSGRLAKWYVELSEYDIEFRTRTCAKAQVLADFLIELPLASSVSDNVEVPWTLYVDGASSRSGAGIGVRLTSPTGEVIEQSFLLAFSASNNEAEYESFFAGLRLAVGIGVWRLRAFCDSQLVTNQFLGEYETKDGRMEAYLSTARELVTKFEDFEITKIPQSENSAADALASLASTSDPAMTRIIPVEVIQFPSIRLESSNVVTRANKKKLAAKEAAHEATADSLPSEDPAPAMPTLIEVHPPLAELDASQTPESSSSSARGQAIGGARSGLTCKKGELIADKWAARKLKIVSARYCVYNGILLRRSVAGPYLTCVAGKESAMLMRAVHDGPNGNHSGVRTLAFKIKRQGYFWPTMVTDCENYSRAYEKCQKHAPSIHQPTKLLSSVSAPYPFMRWSMDIIGPLHRGPGGVQYVLALTDYFSKWVEAAAYVKLDPDKGT; encoded by the exons ATGGGGGGGGGATCGCGCCTCTTTCAGAACTCCATCACCGCGATCAAAGACCATCAGCGGAAGCTCGCTAGCCCCCAGCCGAAGCGCGCTAGGGTCGCGGCAAGCGATCTACCTGAGGTTTCTTTCTCCGAGAAGGAAACTGAGGAGCTGGACACTCCGCACGATGACGCACTCGTCATTTCACTTGACGTGGCGAACCACGAGGTCTGCCGAATCCTAATTGACATTGGGAGTTCGGTAGACTTGATTTTCCTCGAGACGCTCGCTAGAATGGGGATCGGGAAAGAACACATCGTAGGACCGCCCTCACCTTTGGTCTTGTTCACTAGCGAGACGTCAATGTCCTTGGGCACGATCACACTACCGGTGTCCACTCAAGGAGTGGTTAAAATTGTGGAGTTCACGGTTTTCGACCGAACTGCGGCCTATAACGTTATTTTGGGAACTCCCTGGCTCTACCAGATGAAGGCAGTGGcctcgacgtaccatca ACGAAATGCCCGGTATCAGTCCAGAAGTTATCTCCCACGAGCTGAATGTAGACCGACGTTCCGACCTGtaaagcagaagcgaaggaagctgggtcctgagcgagctgaaatcGTCAACAAAGAGGTGGAACGCCTACTGAAGGCGGGACAGATACGCGAAGTGAAGTATCCTGAATGGCTCGCAAACACGGTggtagtcaaaaagaagaatggaaaatcACGAGTTTGCGTTGATTTCACCGACCTGAACAAGGCATGCCGCAAGGATAGCTTTCCACTTTCGCAAATCGACAGGCTAGTCGAGTCCATTTCGGGTCACGAGCTGATGTCTTTCATGGATGCCTTCTCCGGCTACAACCAAATTCTTATGAACCCGGATGACCaggagaagactgcattcattacggaccgcGGGATTTATTGTTACAAGGTGATGTCTTTTGGGTTAAAGAATGCGGGAGCACTTTACCAGAGGCTGGTAAACCGTATGTTCGAACACCAGCTCGGAAagaccatggaagtctacatcgatGACATGCTGGTAAAATCTCGCGGATCTGAAA AAACAGGAATCGAAGCGAATCCGAGGCAGATTAATGCTTTCTTGTCTATAAGTTCTCCTAGGACTTTACGCGAAGTGCAACGCCTTAATGGACGGATCGCAGCCCTCAACCGCTTCATCTCTCGATCTACGGACAAATGCCTCCCGTTCTACCAGCTGTTgcgaaaagggggaaaaaacttCTTATGGGATGCGAAGTGCGAAGAGGCGTTCGCTCAGCTCAAAGCCTATCTGTCTGAACCGCCGGTCTTGGCTAAGCCCGAGTTCGGTGAGCCACTCTTTCTTTACGTAGCTGTCTCGGACAGTGCAGTCAGCGGAGTCTTGGTTCGGGAGGAAAGGGGGGAGCAGCGACCAATATTCTATGTCAGTAAGTCATTTACTGGGGCGGAGTCCAGGTACCCTATGATGGAGAAATTGGCCCTAGCAGTAGTCACTTCGGCAAGAAAGCTGCGACCTTACTTCCAGTCCCATACAATCATAATCCTGACGACGCAACCACTTCGGACGGTATTACATAGTCCAAGCCAGTCCGGGAGACTAGCTAAATGGTATGTCGAGTTGAGTGAATACGACATCGAGTTCCGGACTCGAACCTGTGCTAAGGCGCAAGTGCTGGCCGATTTTTTGatcgaactcccactagcctcTTCGGTTAGCGACAATGTTGAAGTCCCATGGACGTTGTATGTTGATGGCGCTTCTTCCAGATCGGGAGCAGGAATTGGGGTCCGCCTCACTTCTCCTACTGGCGAAGTAATCGAGCAGTCATTTCTCTTGGCTTTCAGCGCGTCAAACAACGAAGCCGAGTATGAATCCTTCTTTGCTGGTTTACGCCTCGCAGTAGGGATTGGTGTCTGGAGACTCCGAGCTTTTTGCGATtcgcagctggtcaccaaccagttcTTGGGGGAGTACGAGACAAAGGATGGTCGTATGGAGGCTTATTTGTCCACAGCTCGAGAATTAGTCACTAAGTTCGAGGATTTTGAAATCACGAAGATCCCACAAAGTGAAAACTCCGCTGCGGACGCTTTAGCATCTCTGGCATCCACTTCGGATCCTGCGATGACTAGGATTATCCCCGTCGAAGTCATCCAGTTTCCAAGCATCCGTCTAGAGAGCTCGAATGTCGTCACCCgggcaaataaaaaaaagttggctGCTAAGGAGGCAGCTCACGAGGCGACTGCGGACTCTTTGCCATCGGAGGATCCAGCCCCCGCTATGCCTACTCTGATAGAAGTTCACCCACCTCTGGCCGAGCTAGACGCGAGTCAAACTCCGGAATCGTCGAGCTCATCAG CTAGGGGGCAGGCGATTGGCGGAGCCCGATCTGGGCTTACTTGCAAAAAAGGGGAACTCATAGCTGACAAATGGGCGGCCAGGAAACTCAAGATTGTCAGTGCGCGGTATTGCGTCTACAACGGAATACTCTTACGCCGAAGTGTAGCTGGTCCTTATCTAACATGTGTTGCCGGTAAAGAGTCCGCGATGCTAATGCGAGCTGTTCATGACGGTCCCAATGGGAATCACTCCGGAGTTCGGACTCtggctttcaaaatcaaaaggcaaGGCTACTTCTGGCCCACTATGGTCACGGACTGCGAAAATTATTCTCGAGCTTATGAGAAGTGCCAAAAGCACGCCCCGTCAATCCACCAGCCTACCAAGCTCCTGTCTTCGGTGTCCGCACCTTACCCATTCATGAGGTGGTCTATGGACATCATTGGTCCATTGCATCGGGGACCAGGAGGAGTTCAGTACGTGCTCGCTCTTACCGATTATTTCTCCAAATGGGTGGAGGCAGCGGCCTACGTTAAG CTTGATCCCgataagggtacgtag